A region of Drosophila suzukii chromosome 2L, CBGP_Dsuzu_IsoJpt1.0, whole genome shotgun sequence DNA encodes the following proteins:
- the LOC139352452 gene encoding uncharacterized protein, which yields MSLCKIGLIGGLMVVVFLILALSTKDVDAEFHFRGSRPRAPKPSIHAPFKPSSHSAPPSYGPNSNGPITGEIPKGAKPRIAPGAGPQALKISTIASGVGAVMGQIVAGAINHLKDESRDDGEKVNVFINGPVISAGGASDAILRPGRVTEHPAGDRISVTMKKLQPNPKDPTKVVALPMKKKTIRSAGSQLSKPILGHFCLISIMVTFFVAYWVH from the exons ATGTCTCTATGCAAGATTGGACTTATTGGCGGCTTAATGGTGGTGGTGTTCTTAATATTGGCCCTATCCACTAAGGACGTGGATGCCGAGTTCCATTTTAGGGGCAGCCGCCCCAGGGCTCCAAAGCCTTCGATCCACGCACCTTTTAAACCTTCGAGCCACTCGGCTCCTCCTTCTTACGGACCAAATTCGAACGGACCAATCACCGGAGAAATACCGAAAGGAGCCAAACCCCGGATCGCTCCAGGAGCTGGTCCACAGGCACTTAAAATATCCACCATAGCCTCGG GCGTGGGTGCCGTCATGGGTCAAATTGTCGCCGGTGCAATTAATCATTTAAAAGATGAAAGCCGTGACGACGGTGAGAAAGTCAATGTTTTTATTAACGGACCAGTCATATCTGCTGGAGGAGCAAGTGACGCTATTTTGAGACCCGGCAGGGTCACGGAGCATCCTGCTGGTGATCGTATTTCTGTAACCATGAAAAAACTACAACCAAATCCTAAGGACCCCACTAAAGTGGTGGCGCTACCGATGAAAAAAAAGACGATCCGTTCAGCAGGCTCCCAACTGTCAAAGCCGATACTTGGACACTTTTGCCTAATATCCATTATGGTCACATTCTTTGTGGCCTACTGGGTCCACTGA